In Agrobacterium sp. RAC06, a single window of DNA contains:
- the ccoG gene encoding cytochrome c oxidase accessory protein CcoG: MNILSEPHRAPDAPEIERLDAEAVMSAKSRGPLYEARKKIFPKRAEGAFRRFKWIIMAITLGIYYLTPWLRWDRGEFAPDQAVLIDIAHRRFYFFFIEIWPQEFFFVAGLLVMAGFGLFLVTSAVGRAWCGYTCPQTVWVDLFLVVERFIEGDRNARIKLESAPWTFDKIWKRVSKHATWILIGVLTGGAWIFYFADAPSLAMDFLTGNAAPIAYITVAILTATTYVFGGLMREQVCIYMCPWPRIQAAMLDENSLVVTYNDWRGEPRTRHAKKAIASGESVGDCVDCNACVAVCPMGIDIRDGQQLECITCALCIDACDGVMDKIGKPRGLIAYATLDEYQSNMALATNGGVTAIDPKMVRNADGSFSDKIRHFDWRVIFRARTLLYMAVWTAVGVGMLVALLGRDRLEVNVLHDRNPQFVLESDGSIRNGYTVRILNMIAVPRDIEVSIEGLPDASMKINGINQPPSRAFTVSVEPDEATTLKVFVTLAGDKVTDANQNFQFIAQDADGDERDVYDAVFMGPGARK, encoded by the coding sequence ATGAACATACTTTCCGAGCCACACCGAGCACCGGACGCGCCCGAGATCGAAAGACTCGACGCCGAGGCCGTGATGTCGGCCAAGAGCCGGGGTCCGCTCTATGAAGCTCGCAAGAAAATCTTTCCCAAGCGTGCCGAAGGTGCATTCCGCCGATTCAAGTGGATCATCATGGCGATCACGCTCGGCATCTATTACCTCACGCCCTGGCTCCGCTGGGACCGTGGCGAATTCGCGCCCGACCAGGCCGTGCTGATCGATATTGCCCACCGCCGCTTCTATTTCTTCTTCATCGAGATCTGGCCGCAGGAGTTCTTCTTCGTCGCAGGCCTGCTCGTCATGGCCGGATTCGGCCTGTTTCTCGTCACCTCGGCCGTCGGCCGTGCCTGGTGCGGCTATACCTGTCCGCAGACGGTCTGGGTCGATCTCTTCCTCGTCGTCGAGCGTTTCATCGAGGGCGACCGCAATGCCCGCATCAAGCTTGAATCAGCGCCCTGGACCTTCGACAAGATCTGGAAGCGTGTCAGTAAACACGCGACCTGGATCCTGATCGGTGTGCTGACGGGTGGTGCCTGGATCTTCTATTTCGCCGATGCGCCTTCTCTTGCCATGGATTTTCTCACCGGCAACGCTGCTCCGATCGCCTATATCACCGTCGCCATCCTGACCGCCACAACTTACGTCTTCGGTGGCCTGATGCGCGAACAGGTCTGCATCTACATGTGCCCGTGGCCGCGCATCCAGGCCGCCATGCTCGACGAGAATTCGCTGGTCGTGACCTATAATGACTGGCGCGGCGAGCCCCGTACCCGCCATGCCAAGAAGGCGATTGCATCAGGCGAATCGGTCGGCGACTGCGTCGACTGCAATGCCTGCGTCGCCGTCTGTCCCATGGGCATCGATATCAGGGATGGCCAGCAGCTCGAATGCATCACCTGTGCGCTGTGCATCGACGCCTGTGACGGTGTCATGGACAAGATCGGCAAGCCGCGCGGACTGATCGCCTATGCCACCCTCGACGAGTATCAGTCGAACATGGCGCTCGCCACCAATGGCGGCGTAACTGCGATCGATCCGAAGATGGTGCGCAACGCCGATGGCAGTTTCTCCGACAAGATTCGCCATTTCGACTGGCGCGTGATTTTCCGCGCTCGCACGCTCCTCTACATGGCAGTTTGGACTGCCGTCGGTGTCGGCATGCTGGTTGCGCTTCTTGGTCGCGACCGACTGGAGGTCAACGTCCTGCATGATCGCAATCCGCAATTCGTGCTCGAATCCGATGGTTCGATCCGCAACGGCTATACAGTGCGCATTCTGAACATGATCGCCGTCCCGCGCGACATTGAGGTGTCGATCGAGGGATTGCCGGATGCCTCGATGAAGATCAACGGTATCAACCAGCCGCCGTCGCGTGCCTTCACGGTATCGGTCGAGCCGGATGAAGCCACGACACTCAAGGTCTTCGTTACACTTGCCGGTGACAAGGTCACCGATGCCAACCAGAATTTCCAGTTCATCGCCCAGGATGCCGACGGCGACGAGCGGGACGTCTATGATGCAGTCTTCATGGGGCCGGGAGCCAGGAAATGA
- a CDS encoding FixH family protein has translation MSTYAKKPFTFTGWHMLAIMLAFFGTIITVNFTMAYLATSTWSGLVVKNTYVASQQFNGKTAAIREMLATGIAGELSVDAKGMRYRLTLPENTPVVADSVTAHFKRPVGTAQDFELQLTPAGDGLYLAEMDVLAGSWIVEIQATKDGKMIMHEAKRITVSGE, from the coding sequence ATGAGCACTTACGCCAAGAAACCCTTCACCTTTACAGGCTGGCACATGCTGGCGATCATGCTGGCCTTCTTCGGCACGATCATCACTGTCAACTTCACCATGGCCTATCTCGCCACATCGACGTGGAGCGGTCTGGTGGTGAAGAACACCTATGTCGCCAGCCAGCAGTTCAACGGCAAGACTGCCGCGATCCGAGAGATGCTGGCAACCGGTATTGCGGGTGAACTCTCTGTCGATGCCAAGGGCATGCGCTACCGCCTGACATTGCCTGAAAACACCCCTGTCGTTGCCGATTCGGTCACCGCCCATTTCAAGCGTCCGGTCGGGACTGCCCAGGATTTCGAACTGCAACTGACGCCGGCCGGCGACGGCCTCTACCTCGCCGAGATGGACGTGCTTGCGGGCAGCTGGATCGTCGAGATTCAGGCGACCAAAGACGGTAAGATGATCATGCATGAGGCGA